From Natrinema amylolyticum, the proteins below share one genomic window:
- a CDS encoding FRG domain-containing protein, whose translation MTAARPESIQRAETWTELQQLISQEMWMGDIGRHRSPYVFRGVPDESFSLETSISRFVGDSGKWNLEPLLLRNFAQYAADEIEEPRSVWHLLSIAQHYGLPTRLLDWSFSPLVAAYFATYTGDTAHDGAIWAVDYRQLHADLPDYYQAVLEMTETHMLDTHLLSNATLEYGLREDTGDRRAPARNLNDVSRVNELWQELWAPETERDDEYVMFFRPPAIDDRIVNQSAVFSFQSDPRLILDQWLADRPDCYRKIVIPGERKLEFRDKLDQMNVNHRTLFPDLEGLATWLKQYYQPQSQE comes from the coding sequence ATGACCGCAGCCCGTCCCGAATCGATCCAGCGGGCCGAGACGTGGACCGAACTTCAGCAACTGATCTCCCAGGAGATGTGGATGGGCGACATCGGCCGCCACCGCTCGCCGTACGTGTTCCGCGGCGTTCCGGACGAATCGTTCAGCCTCGAGACTTCGATCAGTCGCTTCGTCGGCGACTCAGGCAAGTGGAACCTCGAGCCCCTCCTGCTCCGGAACTTCGCCCAGTACGCGGCGGACGAGATCGAGGAGCCCCGATCGGTCTGGCACCTGCTCTCGATCGCCCAGCACTACGGGCTGCCGACCAGGCTGCTCGACTGGTCGTTCTCGCCGCTGGTGGCGGCGTACTTTGCGACGTACACCGGCGACACCGCACACGACGGCGCGATCTGGGCCGTCGACTACCGGCAACTGCACGCCGACCTGCCCGACTACTATCAGGCGGTCCTCGAGATGACGGAGACGCACATGCTCGACACCCACCTCCTCTCGAACGCGACCCTCGAGTACGGACTGCGCGAGGACACCGGCGACAGACGCGCCCCGGCCCGAAACCTCAACGACGTCTCCCGCGTGAACGAACTCTGGCAGGAGCTGTGGGCGCCCGAAACCGAGCGGGACGACGAGTACGTCATGTTCTTCCGCCCGCCCGCGATCGACGACCGCATCGTCAACCAGTCGGCCGTCTTCTCGTTCCAGTCCGACCCGCGGTTGATCCTCGATCAGTGGCTCGCGGACCGTCCCGACTGCTACCGCAAGATCGTCATTCCGGGCGAGCGCAAGCTCGAGTTCCGCGACAAACTCGACCAGATGAACGTCAATCACCGGACGCTGTTCCCCGACCTCGAGGGGCTGGCGACCTGGCTCAAGCAGTACTATCAGCCGCAGTCCCAGGAGTAA
- a CDS encoding alpha/beta hydrolase → MSDVLIPGGRDVRGTLEEPTDEPRAVVVACPPHPQQGGSRSDPRLVALGDALTEVGIACLRFEYGPWDEGRGEREDVRNAVRWARDEYDGADGDGLPVGVFGYSFGASLALLAAADTDPDAVAVLAPTARLAEDLDALAALDAIEAPVHVCYGERDTTVDWEPVVERARERGDETTALAGDHFFLGKHDEIAATVRSFFERTLLEAA, encoded by the coding sequence ATGAGCGACGTCCTCATCCCCGGTGGCCGCGATGTCCGGGGGACGCTCGAGGAACCGACCGACGAACCGCGGGCCGTCGTCGTCGCCTGCCCGCCCCACCCACAGCAGGGCGGCTCGCGGAGCGATCCCCGCCTCGTCGCCCTCGGCGACGCCCTGACCGAGGTCGGGATCGCCTGCCTGCGCTTCGAGTACGGGCCGTGGGACGAGGGCCGTGGCGAGCGCGAAGACGTCCGCAACGCCGTCCGGTGGGCTCGCGACGAGTACGACGGCGCAGACGGCGACGGGCTCCCGGTCGGCGTCTTCGGCTATAGTTTCGGCGCGTCGCTGGCCCTGCTCGCGGCCGCCGATACCGACCCCGACGCCGTCGCCGTTCTCGCTCCCACGGCACGGCTCGCCGAGGATCTCGATGCGCTGGCAGCGCTGGATGCGATCGAAGCCCCCGTCCACGTTTGCTACGGCGAACGTGACACGACCGTCGACTGGGAGCCGGTCGTCGAGCGCGCTCGGGAGCGCGGCGACGAGACCACCGCGCTGGCGGGCGACCACTTTTTCCTCGGAAAACACGACGAGATCGCGGCGACGGTACGGTCGTTCTTCGAGCGGACGCTGCTCGAGGCCGCGTGA